One Desulfovibrio fairfieldensis genomic window carries:
- the dndC gene encoding DNA phosphorothioation system sulfurtransferase DndC, with amino-acid sequence MTVCEIDGQDRDLSPDDKWKKIIAEVKEEYLNPLQKYPWIIGFSGGKDSTLLVQAVFEAVLSITPSKRTRPVHIVSNDTLVESPLVLEHLEICMQKINEAILSIGLPFGVAKTKPDIGNTFWTLLIGKGYPSPNQTMRWCTDRLKVQPTSTYIKKNISSSGAAIVLLGVRRDESQSRARSIQKHQNIRGGRLSPHDSLRGAYIYRPIVNLTTCDVWELLLMYDAPWGGNHSSLIKLYKDAEGGECPIMLSAEDAPACGSRFGCWTCTVIEKDKSLQGFVDSGRTEYRMLIEFRDWLKDIRNQPAMRQALRRNGKLTFGAAGNHVPGPFTIKARKHILQRLLNLQSSIGQKLISEDEIEIIHKQWAKELQIVKGVANE; translated from the coding sequence ATGACTGTCTGTGAGATCGATGGGCAAGATAGAGATTTGTCACCAGATGACAAATGGAAAAAAATTATTGCGGAAGTTAAGGAAGAATATCTTAATCCATTGCAAAAATATCCATGGATTATTGGATTTTCTGGAGGAAAAGACAGTACCCTATTAGTTCAAGCTGTTTTTGAAGCTGTCCTCAGTATTACACCAAGTAAGAGAACACGGCCTGTACATATAGTTTCAAATGATACATTGGTAGAAAGTCCATTGGTATTGGAGCACCTTGAGATCTGTATGCAAAAAATTAATGAGGCAATTCTGTCCATTGGCCTGCCATTTGGGGTGGCAAAAACTAAACCAGATATTGGCAATACTTTTTGGACACTTCTCATTGGAAAAGGATATCCGAGTCCAAATCAAACAATGCGGTGGTGTACGGATAGACTAAAAGTACAGCCTACGAGCACTTATATTAAAAAGAACATTTCCTCGTCAGGGGCAGCTATTGTGTTACTTGGTGTGCGTAGAGATGAGAGCCAATCACGTGCGCGGTCAATTCAAAAACATCAGAATATACGGGGGGGGAGGCTGTCTCCTCATGATTCTTTAAGGGGAGCGTATATCTATCGTCCTATTGTTAATCTGACAACTTGTGATGTCTGGGAGCTTTTATTGATGTACGATGCCCCGTGGGGCGGGAATCATAGTTCTCTCATTAAGCTCTATAAAGATGCTGAGGGGGGAGAGTGCCCCATAATGTTAAGTGCTGAGGATGCTCCTGCGTGTGGAAGCCGATTTGGATGTTGGACGTGCACTGTTATTGAAAAGGATAAGAGTTTACAAGGGTTCGTTGATTCTGGAAGGACCGAGTATAGAATGTTGATCGAATTTCGCGATTGGCTAAAAGATATTAGAAATCAACCAGCAATGAGGCAGGCTTTGCGCCGCAATGGAAAGCTGACCTTCGGTGCGGCTGGTAATCATGTTCCCGGCCCATTTACCATTAAAGCTCGGAAGCATATTCTGCAGCGCTTGTTAAATCTTCAATCTTCGATTGGCCAAAAGTTGATTTCGGAAGATGAAATTGAAATCATTCATAAGCAGTGGGCAAAAGAACTTCAAATTGTGAAAGGAGTTGCCAATGAGTGA
- a CDS encoding DNA modification system-associated small protein produces MSEIYLRDLPLWTNDSARAILEKICAEMNVPIDVLTELVVLQRERQHQERAAGIYPRFEEILGRMD; encoded by the coding sequence ATGAGTGAGATTTATCTAAGAGATCTTCCACTTTGGACAAACGATTCAGCACGCGCAATCCTTGAAAAAATCTGCGCTGAGATGAATGTACCCATTGATGTTCTGACTGAGCTGGTGGTTTTGCAGCGAGAGAGGCAGCACCAAGAAAGAGCTGCTGGAATATACCCTCGCTTTGAGGAAATCTTGGGCAGAATGGACTAA
- the dndD gene encoding DNA sulfur modification protein DndD has translation MWISCIELTNFKSYQHQEFFFPEPKLGKNIILIGGMNGYGKTSILEALYLCLYGKDSMTHLARAGLNLDDIRGYPTFLERAFNGEAKREARDTMMVRVIINKSSSKAIDIARKWYFRTSGAWAAEEEAIIRNIDKGVPGLPKIDGKNNFHLEELLDNFLVPAHIAPFFFFDGEEVKKLADQNRVEQVKQGLEGLLGVVLLRALSERLRNFEVQKRSGIDNVNEAQLVNLFELLKNNEHQLAETEKKMNDLSSRAQILKGKRSALIERLTSAGGACGDIATVKDFVEEREQLRNELKSKRKSLEDMLVGTLPFYLVSPAILKELQGQLQAESKFFAWEAEKLALEPRKKEFESVFYSEKGPSIVPKLTDKQKTAIEKRIESAWASLFYPPPVDCAKEIIHSYLHESQRREALIFLSSIALGQQEIQNNVNDQFLLTQRIDELSRKISKIEGIDRDGTLAQLKADLNSVQNELDALDEEARAEERKLQATSGRVKSQKAEYEREKKKLDDSSPARALLEKSERVRTAIEKIIPELFPLKVQELANSMTSVYKKLAHKKQVNKIEISDDGNTRILGNSGQPILFDRSAGENQIFATALIAGLAQVSGVRAPMVVDTPLGRLDSLHREHILDFWAHDKSRQVILLSQDKEIDRALLRKIEPSVLKTYLLEHTDVGDGIGRTVGRENKYF, from the coding sequence ATGTGGATTTCGTGCATCGAGTTAACAAACTTCAAATCTTATCAGCACCAAGAATTTTTTTTCCCAGAACCTAAATTAGGGAAAAATATCATACTCATTGGTGGGATGAACGGCTATGGGAAGACTTCAATTCTTGAAGCGTTATATCTTTGCCTTTATGGCAAAGATTCAATGACTCATCTTGCAAGAGCTGGCTTGAATCTTGATGATATAAGAGGATACCCGACATTTTTAGAGCGAGCTTTTAATGGAGAAGCGAAGAGAGAAGCGCGCGATACCATGATGGTGCGCGTTATTATTAATAAGTCCTCTTCTAAGGCAATCGATATCGCGCGGAAGTGGTACTTTAGGACGTCAGGAGCATGGGCAGCCGAAGAAGAGGCTATCATCCGTAATATAGATAAGGGGGTACCAGGGTTACCCAAAATCGACGGGAAAAATAATTTTCACTTAGAAGAACTCCTTGATAATTTTTTAGTGCCAGCTCATATAGCTCCTTTTTTCTTTTTTGATGGTGAAGAGGTAAAAAAATTAGCAGATCAAAATCGTGTCGAGCAGGTAAAGCAAGGCCTTGAAGGTCTTCTAGGGGTTGTCTTGCTGCGGGCACTGTCAGAGAGATTGCGCAATTTTGAAGTGCAAAAACGTTCTGGGATTGACAATGTTAATGAAGCTCAGCTTGTTAATCTTTTTGAATTATTGAAAAATAATGAGCACCAATTGGCTGAGACTGAAAAAAAAATGAATGACCTCTCTTCTAGGGCTCAAATTTTGAAGGGGAAACGCTCTGCACTAATTGAGAGGTTGACAAGTGCTGGGGGAGCCTGTGGGGATATTGCAACAGTAAAGGATTTCGTTGAAGAGCGAGAACAGCTGCGCAATGAACTAAAAAGTAAAAGAAAGTCTCTTGAAGATATGCTTGTTGGGACACTGCCGTTTTATTTAGTTTCACCTGCCATTTTGAAAGAACTTCAAGGCCAGTTACAAGCAGAATCAAAATTTTTCGCTTGGGAAGCGGAGAAGCTTGCATTAGAGCCGCGAAAGAAGGAATTTGAATCTGTCTTTTATAGTGAAAAAGGTCCATCTATCGTTCCAAAACTTACTGATAAACAGAAGACTGCGATAGAGAAACGGATAGAATCCGCCTGGGCCAGTTTATTTTATCCTCCCCCAGTCGATTGTGCCAAGGAAATTATTCACTCATATTTGCATGAAAGCCAGCGCCGTGAGGCCTTAATATTTTTAAGTTCAATAGCATTAGGACAGCAAGAAATTCAAAACAATGTGAACGATCAGTTTCTGTTGACTCAAAGAATTGATGAGTTGAGTAGAAAAATTTCAAAAATCGAAGGGATTGATCGTGACGGGACACTTGCTCAATTAAAAGCTGACCTAAATAGTGTGCAAAATGAGCTAGATGCTCTTGATGAGGAGGCTCGAGCTGAAGAGCGAAAACTCCAAGCTACTTCTGGCCGTGTGAAATCACAAAAAGCTGAGTATGAGCGTGAAAAAAAGAAATTAGATGATTCAAGTCCAGCACGGGCTCTGTTAGAAAAGTCAGAACGTGTTAGAACTGCAATCGAAAAAATTATCCCAGAGCTCTTCCCTCTAAAGGTGCAAGAACTGGCTAATTCTATGACTAGTGTGTACAAAAAGCTTGCTCATAAAAAGCAAGTCAATAAAATAGAAATTTCTGATGACGGGAATACGCGCATTCTCGGTAACTCTGGTCAACCTATTTTATTTGATCGGTCAGCGGGTGAAAATCAAATTTTTGCGACTGCATTGATTGCAGGATTAGCGCAAGTGTCAGGTGTCCGGGCACCAATGGTAGTCGATACTCCGCTGGGTCGGCTTGATAGTCTTCACAGGGAACATATCTTAGATTTTTGGGCGCATGATAAATCGCGGCAGGTGATTTTACTCTCTCAAGATAAAGAAATTGATCGAGCATTGCTGCGAAAGATTGAACCTAGCGTTCTTAAAACTTATTTACTCGAGCACACGGATGTTGGCGATGGCATTGGTCGAACTGTTGGCCGAGAAAATAAATATTTTTAG